In Anabrus simplex isolate iqAnaSimp1 chromosome 4, ASM4041472v1, whole genome shotgun sequence, a single genomic region encodes these proteins:
- the LOC136872158 gene encoding zinc finger SWIM domain-containing protein 5, translated as MCDTPLVYIVYGFHLSGIVSTPRSSSPSSSAYSLEPDKKYKVSVSFDRCKITSVTCSCDTKDIFWCQHVVALSLYRIRNAESVRLRVPISETLLQMDRQQLQKFIQYLISEHHTEVLPTAQKLADEILQQRSEINQIPGAPDPTAGASADDDHSWHLDEEQVCEQVKSYLSQGSYYNANKQLNSLFAKVREMLRAQDSNGARMLTLITEQFLSDPRLILWKTQGTPMTDKCRQLWDQLGALWVCIVLNPHCSATEKLHWKALLEKWTMVDVCPQEDPDFRPQPLPRQDGGMHMAFDSSDSSSDDEGGGMYRPMENNNSNNNNNNRRLLLGTQRPHHARPSTSAIPRTVFHRALDAVGMSWDNLHLKHILSSDTYCSHVPDSSLTSGSFNSQGQPLWHEPLPTCAARVDALRSHGHQSAALRLAVSVVRTMKQQQLIAQRRWHESQQQLRNGGGTTNLPTPCTSRCTGAVPPLLPSCNGWGDGWVGHPLDPVGCLFDTLAEASLIPDDQTPRLPSYFDPVGVEDTSPNVPPRYHHVPVVASRDRSETYLTLAVEVALIGLGQQRIMPAGLYAQEKSCKQEDRLIAKLQEIELDNTLVAVLRRQAIVLLEGGPSSGLGLGIHPESIPMHTFARFLFLALLNYYPDLAYEVGLRAMRLPILEEHEDADDPVNGNVSSLVLSRYPRWFTLGHIETQQCALASTMLSAAKGEVLRLRTVLESAQRHIHSSSHLFKLAQDAFRFATPENGPRHPTLLSVAFELGLQVMRMTLSSLNWRRREMVRWLVTCATEVGVEALVSIMQNWYQLFTPTEATGPVATTIMSHSTIMRLNLTFAQQEELSTCARNLALQCANKDPPNCALNALTLCENEALAFETAYQIVIDAASHIMTSSQLFTIARYMEHRGYPTRAYKLAMLAMKNVHLAYNQDTHPAINDIHWACALSHSLGKSELTNMIPLLVKNVQCATVLSDILRRCSMTAPGISCPHPPANTTDGGKHHHHHHHHRSSSRGGCGGGVKPLSYDRPPLRQLLEAAVAAYVNTTHSRLTHISPRHYGDFIDFLGKARDTFILAHDGHAQFTQLVENMKVAYKGKKKLMFLVKERFG; from the exons aAACACTCCTGCAGATGGATCGGCAGCAGCTGCAGAAGTTCATCCAGTACCTTATCTCAGAACATCATACAGAAGTATTACCAACTGCACAGAAATTAGCTGATGAAATCCTTCAGCAGCGTTCAGAAATAAACCAAATACCAG GTGCTCCTGATCCCACAGCTGGTGCAAGTGCAGATGACGATCACAGCTGGCACCTTGATGAGGAGCAAGTATGTGAACAGGTCAAGTCCTACCTCTCGCAAGGGAGCTACTACAATGCCAACAAGCAACTTAACTCTCTCTTTGCAAAG GTAAGAGAGATGCTTAGAGCTCAAGATTCAAATGGTGCAAGAATGTTGACTCTAATCACTGAACAGTTCCTGTCTGATCCAAGACTGATCCTGTGGAAGACACAGGGCACCCCCATGACAGACAAGTGTCGACAGTTATGGGATCAGTTAG GTGCTCTGTGGGTATGCATAGTACTAAATCCACACTGCAGTGCGACAGAAAAACTGCATTGGAAGGCTTTGTTGGAGAAATGGACAATGGTAGACGTGTGTCCACAGGAGGATCCAGACTTCAGACCACAACCTTTACCTCGGCAAGACGGAGGG ATGCACATGGCGTTTGACTCCTCGGACAGCAGTTCAGATGATGAAGGGGGCGGGATGTATCGCCCTATGGAaaacaacaacagtaacaacaacaacaacaacaggcgtTTACTTCTCGGAACACAGAGACCTCATCATGCCAGGCCATCCACTTCAGCCATTCCTAGAACTGTATTCCATAG GGCTCTTGATGCTGTTGGCATGTCATGGGATAACCTTCACTTAAAGCATATTCTGTCCAGTGACACTTATTGTAGCCATGTTCCTGACAGCTCTCTCACTTCTGGTAGTTTCAACTCCCAGGGGCAGCCACTTTGGCATG AACCTCTCCCAACATGTGCTGCAAGAGTTGATGCCCTGCGGTCTCACGGGCATCAGAGTGCAGCACTAAGGCTGGCAGTGTCTGTAGTTCGAACCATGAAGCAGCAGCAACTTATTGCACAACGTAGGTGGCATGAAAGTCAGCAGCAGCTTCGTAATGGAGGTGGTACGACTAATCTGCCCACCCCCTGCACGTCGCGATGTACCGGTGCAGTGCCGCCTTTGTTGCCTAGTTGCAATGGCTGGGGTGACGGTTGGGTGGGACATCCCCTCGATCCTGTTGGCTGCCTCTTCGATACACTTGCAGAAGCTTCGCTCATACCAGACGATCAAACACCACGGTTACCTTCCTATTTTG ATCCTGTGGGTGTGGAGGACACTAGTCCTAATGTGCCACCTCGCTATCATCATGTACCAGTGGTGGCTTCACGTGATCGCTCCGAAACTTACCTCACGCTGGCCGTTGAGGTAGCTCTTATCGGACTTGGGCAGCAGAGAATTATGCCAGCAGGACTGTATGCACAG GAAAAATCATGCAAGCAGGAAGATCGTTTAATAGCAAAACTCCAAGAGATCGAACTAGACAACACTTTAGTGGCCGTTCTACGAAGGCAAGCAATAGTGTTGCTCGAGGGTGGCCCATCCAGTGGGCTGGGCTTGGGTATTCATCCAGAAAGTATCCCCATGCACACGTTTGCCAGGTTCCTGTTCCTAGCTCTGCTCAACTACTATCCCGACCTTGCTTATGAAGTTGGGCTCAGAGCCATGAG GTTACCCATCCTAGAAGAGCATGAAGACGCTGATGATCCTGTAAATGGAAACGTGTCGTCTCTTGTGCTTAGTCGCTACCCTCGTTGGTTCACGTTAGGGCACATTGAGACGCAGCAGTGTGCTCTGGCTTCAACTATGCTTAGTGCAGCAAAAG GTGAAGTTTTGAGGCTCCGTACTGTGTTGGAATCTGCACAAAGACATATCCATAGTTCCTCTCATCTGTTTAAGTTGGCACAAGATGCCTTTAGGTTTGCTACTCCCGAGAATGGACCACGGCATCCAACACTCTTAAGTGTGGCATTTGAACTAGGATTACAG GTTATGCGAATGACGCTGTCATCTCTGAACTGGCGGCGACGAGAAATGGTTCGCTGGCTTGTAACTTGTGCCACTGAAGTTGGTGTTGAGGCTTTGGTATCCATTATGCAAAATTGGTACCAATTGTTCACTCCAACTGAAGCTACAG GTCCAGTAGCAACCACCATTATGTCTCATAGTACTATCATGAGACTCAACTTGACCTTTGCTCAACAAGAAGAATTGTCCACTTGTGCAAGAAACCTGGCTTTGCAGTGTGCTAATAAA GATCCCCCAAACTGTGCCTTGAATGCTCTGACTCTCTGCGAGAATGAAGCCCTCGCCTTTGAGACAGCTTATCAGATTGTTATTGATGCTGCATCGCATATCATGACGTCCTCGCAACTCTTCACAATTGCACGATACATGGAACATAGAGGATATCCAACCCGAGCGTACAAGCTTGCCATGCTTGCCATGAAAAATGTGCACCTAGCATACAATCAG GACACTCATCCAGCTATTAATGACATTCATTGGGCATGTGCCTTGAGTCATTCTCTTGGCAAATCAGAGTTGACCAACATGATTCCTCTGCTCGTGAAGAATGTTCAGTGTGCGACAGTGCTGTCAGACATCCTACGGCGGTGTTCGATGACTGCTCCTGGAATATCTTGCCCTCATCCTCCCGCAAACACCACGGATGGAGGCaagcatcaccatcaccaccatcatcatcggaGTAGCAGTCGTGGTGGATGTGGAGGTGGAGTGAAACCTCTCTCGTACGATCGACCACCTCTTCGTCAACTTTTGGAAGCTGCTGTAGCTGCATATGTAAATACTACACATTCTCGGCTAACGCATATTTCTCCTCGACATTATGGAGACTTCATAGACTTTCTTGGCAAAGCAAGGGACACTTTCATTCTTGCTCATGATGGCCATGCACAATTTACACAGCTTGTGGAAAATATGAAAGTTGCGTATAAAGGCAAGAAAAAACTAATGTTCCTGGTGAAAGAAAGGTTTGGCTGA